Proteins encoded by one window of Thunnus thynnus chromosome 3, fThuThy2.1, whole genome shotgun sequence:
- the c1qtnf6b gene encoding complement C1q tumor necrosis factor-related protein 1 has protein sequence MLAVCLRLLLLLPLVCCVPPLSRPPSRLCRRCCDHSEPSAAAAQYQMPEVRTVINMTILKGDKGDKGDKGTPGKPGLEGPHGHRGPMGPKGSKGQAGAPGDACKIPHSSFSVGRRKSLHSVDYYQALVFDTVFVNLHEHFNMFKGKFYCYVPGIYFFNVNIHTWNFKETYLHLMHNDKEQVILYAQPSERSIMQSQSVMLDLALNDEVWVRLYKRERENAVYSDDVDVYITFNGYLVAPSVQ, from the exons ATGTTGGCAGTGTGTTTGAGGCTGCTTTTGCTCCTCCCCCTGGTTTGCTGTGTCCCCCCCCTCTCCAGACCTCCTTCCAGACTCTGCAGACGTTGCTGCGATCACTCTGAGCCTTCAGCAGCTGCGGCCCAATACCAGATGCCAGAGGTCCGCACTGTCATCAACATGACCATCCTCAAAG GTGATAAAGGGGACAAAGGGGATAAAGGTACACCCGGCAAACCAGGTCTGGAGGGACCCCACGGGCACCGGGGACCCATGGGCCCTAAAGGCAGCAAAGGCCAGGCAGGAGCCCCAGGAGACGCCTGCAAGATACCTCACTCTTCCTTCTCAGTGGGACGTCGCAAGTCCCTGCACAGCGTGGACTACTACCAGGCTCTGGTGTTCGACACGGTGTTCGTCAACCTCCACGAGCACTTCAACATGTTCAAGGGCAAGTTCTACTGCTACGTGCCGGGGATCTACTTCTTCAACGTCAACATCCATACCTGGAACTTTAAGGAGACCTACCTCCATCTGATGCACAACGATAAGGAGCAGGTGATCCTGTACGCTCAGCCCAGCGAGAGATCCATCATGCAGAGTCAAAGCGTCATGCTGGATCTGGCTCTTAATGACGAGGTCTGGGTCCGACTCTacaagagggagagggagaacgCCGTTTACAGCGATGACGTGGATGTTTACATCACCTTCAACGGGTACCTGGTGGCACCTAGCGTCCAGTGA